Proteins encoded together in one Lachnospiraceae bacterium JLR.KK008 window:
- a CDS encoding glycoside hydrolase family 36 protein produces the protein MGYVEVERDNLYLCFCLEAGQEAKLLKASSARGNWQPGGIWGDGEETDARRGHDAARVVEIQKAGGRHTSFRGAKNFYDIPQTKLCYVGHEMTKNRLTIRQRGESLLVRTTYHFYDGLPVFSCETCVENEGEEDVWLYGVTSFCYGNVTMYEEGTHGCKEDLQIYYACNTWSEECRWVHKSLGECGVIPYGNLSYDRFFLGNHSGFSSGEYLPMGAVYNLKDNESIVWQIESSGAWFFETGAALHDYRESFLDKKYDQWVYLLLSGPTMESGYWQKKLAPGDSFTTVPAAVGFYHGRPEEGLTALTAYRRKKKRVEALPVIFNDYMNCLMGDSTTELLRPYIKRAAQAGCEIFVVDCGWYDTGDWQYTFGTFEECEERYPGGLCEVMDEIRACGMKPGLWLELEAFGIDNERADSLPSDWIFTMHGKPVVDSGRYHLDYRNPQVRKHASAIVKRVVETYRLSYLKIDYNLCLCWGTDYDSDSPGDGLLAHNRAYLSWLEQEMKKYPHVIWENCGSGGLRMDYALLSRMDIQSVSDQEDYRIMAMIAANCASAVLPEQAGIWAYPRREGDMDETVMNMVSAMPFRICLGGHLAELSEERFALVREAIDCYKEIRSEIPKMTPCWPLGLHAFDCGWLCFGLKGETGSYLTVIRRNTEKETIVIPMETPLSHVRILYPSASEAKIQLVPGENDRFRITLPRQNMGCFLRVD, from the coding sequence ATGGGATATGTGGAAGTGGAGAGAGACAATCTGTATCTGTGTTTTTGTCTGGAGGCAGGGCAGGAAGCAAAACTGCTGAAAGCATCGTCGGCCCGGGGGAACTGGCAGCCCGGGGGGATCTGGGGAGACGGGGAGGAAACGGACGCCAGACGGGGACATGATGCGGCACGGGTCGTGGAGATCCAGAAAGCCGGGGGGAGACATACTTCCTTCCGGGGAGCGAAAAACTTTTATGATATTCCGCAGACAAAATTGTGTTATGTCGGCCATGAGATGACGAAGAACAGACTGACGATACGTCAGAGGGGAGAAAGCCTTCTCGTGAGAACAACCTATCATTTTTATGACGGACTGCCGGTCTTTTCCTGTGAAACCTGTGTTGAAAATGAGGGAGAGGAAGACGTATGGCTGTATGGCGTTACTTCGTTCTGCTATGGCAATGTGACTATGTATGAGGAAGGCACGCATGGGTGTAAAGAAGATCTGCAGATCTATTATGCCTGCAATACCTGGTCGGAAGAGTGCCGATGGGTGCACAAAAGTCTGGGGGAATGTGGGGTCATTCCCTATGGCAATCTCAGTTATGACCGGTTTTTTCTCGGTAATCACAGCGGATTTTCGAGTGGAGAATATCTGCCGATGGGCGCAGTCTACAATCTGAAAGATAATGAGAGCATTGTCTGGCAGATAGAAAGCAGCGGGGCGTGGTTTTTTGAGACGGGGGCAGCGCTTCATGACTACAGAGAGTCATTTCTTGACAAAAAATATGACCAGTGGGTCTATTTGCTGCTTTCCGGACCGACGATGGAAAGCGGCTATTGGCAGAAGAAACTGGCGCCGGGGGATTCTTTTACTACGGTACCGGCAGCCGTCGGCTTTTATCACGGCAGGCCGGAGGAAGGTTTGACAGCTCTCACTGCATACCGCAGGAAAAAGAAGAGAGTGGAAGCGCTTCCGGTTATCTTTAATGATTACATGAACTGTCTGATGGGAGACTCCACAACGGAACTTCTGCGGCCTTATATTAAAAGGGCGGCGCAGGCAGGCTGCGAGATCTTCGTGGTGGACTGTGGCTGGTATGATACAGGAGACTGGCAGTATACGTTTGGCACATTTGAAGAGTGTGAGGAGAGATACCCGGGAGGCCTGTGTGAAGTGATGGATGAGATTCGTGCCTGTGGCATGAAACCCGGGTTGTGGCTTGAACTGGAAGCCTTTGGTATTGATAATGAGAGAGCGGACAGCCTGCCGTCTGACTGGATTTTTACAATGCATGGGAAGCCGGTTGTGGACAGCGGTCGTTATCATCTGGATTATCGCAATCCACAGGTGCGCAAACATGCTTCCGCTATTGTCAAAAGAGTTGTCGAAACGTATCGGTTGTCTTACCTGAAGATCGATTATAATCTCTGTCTCTGCTGGGGAACGGACTATGACAGCGATAGTCCGGGAGACGGACTGCTTGCGCATAACAGAGCTTATTTAAGCTGGCTGGAGCAGGAGATGAAAAAATATCCTCATGTGATATGGGAAAACTGTGGGAGCGGCGGGCTGCGCATGGACTACGCACTTCTGTCCCGTATGGATATTCAGTCGGTCAGCGATCAGGAGGACTATCGAATCATGGCGATGATTGCCGCCAACTGCGCCAGCGCGGTGCTTCCGGAGCAGGCCGGTATCTGGGCATATCCGAGAAGGGAAGGAGATATGGATGAGACTGTCATGAATATGGTATCTGCCATGCCTTTCCGTATCTGTCTGGGTGGCCATCTGGCGGAGCTGTCGGAGGAGAGATTTGCTCTCGTGAGGGAAGCCATCGACTGCTATAAAGAAATACGCAGTGAGATACCGAAGATGACGCCTTGCTGGCCGCTTGGCCTGCACGCATTTGACTGCGGGTGGCTCTGCTTTGGCTTAAAAGGAGAGACAGGCAGTTATCTCACAGTAATCCGGCGCAATACGGAGAAAGAGACGATAGTCATACCCATGGAAACGCCTCTTTCCCATGTGAGAATTTTATATCCATCGGCAAGCGAGGCAAAGATCCAGTTGGTCCCGGGTGAAAATGACCGGTTCCGGATCACTCTGCCCAGGCAGAACATGGGATGCTTTCTGCGAGTCGACTAA